The genomic DNA AAGCGTTCCATTTCCGTGCCCATCCGAGAGCGATCGACTGTCTCAAGTCGGCAAGCATCGATGCGGTGACGTTGGCCAACAACCATGTTCTCGATTACGGGGCGGAGGCCTTGCTCGATTGCCTTGGACTACTCGATCGGGCCGGCATCACGCATGCGGGGGCCGGCCGGAATCTGGCGACAGCGATGGAGCCGGCATTCTTGTCGTCGACCGGGAGCCGGGTTGCAGTGCTGGCGCTGACCGATAATGAGCCGGACTGGGAAGCCGCCGATGTAAAACCGGGAGTCGTCTATGTGGCCTACGACCGTAGGGGACTCAAGGAGCCCTATCGAGCGCGTGTGGCGGACGCGATCAAACGAGCCCGGCGTCAAGCCGGTCTTGTGTTGGTCAGCGCCCACGTCGGACCTAACTGGGGTGCGCCGTCAGTTGAGATGCGGGCGTTGGCTCATGAACTGCTTGATCTGGGAGCCGATCTCTATTGGGGACATTCCAATCACAGTCCTCAAGGGATCGAACTCTACCATGGGAAGGCGATTCTGTATTCGAGCGGCGATTTCATCGACGACTACATGGTGGATGAGAATGAACGCAACGATCTGTCGTTCCTGTTCGTCCTTGACGTGGAGCCAGGCCGTGTCGCGCGCATTCGGCTTCATCCCGTTCGCATTGAGCATTGCCGCGTGAGGCTCGCCCGGCACCAGGACGCCCTGTTTCTCCAGAAAACCATGCAGGCCAAGTGCGCCGCGCTGGGCACGCCCATCGCGTTTCACGACGGCGTCGGTTCAGTGACCATCGGATGAATCAGCGAGTCGTTCCCGGCGGCGCGGGAGGGGACGGGCCGCTTAGTAGGGGTTCTTGCCGGGAGTGGTCTGGCTTTGCCGGAGGCTGGCGAGATAGGCCAGCAGGTCTGTGATGTCCTGGTCGCTTAGCGTGGTGTCGGGCAGCATGCCACTTCCCGGATGTCCCTCACGAATCGCCCGGAAGCGGGCTTTGTTGTCCTTCAGGGTCAGCGCGGCGCGATTGCGAAGATCGGGAGCCGTGGCGGACAGCTTTGCGATAGCGGCCGCCGTGTCAGGCTTGAGTGAAGGCTTCTTGTCGAGCACTCCGTCCACGCCGTGACAGTAGTGACAGATGCCCTTGCCGTTGAAGAGTGCCTGCCCCTGTCCGGCATTCCCCTTCATGACGGTGCCGGTGTCGGCCGCCTCTGCATCCCTGCCGGAAGCAGTGGAGAGCAGCATGACGATCAGCATCAATCCATAGAACAGCCGGCGTGCGTGCATGGTGTCTGTCCTCAAGGTTGAAGGCCCCCGGGCAGTATGCCGCGATGGGGTCTGGAACACAATGGTGTGGATGGGGAACGCTGGAGGTGCACCTGCCACACTGCCCCCTATTGCCCCTGTATGCTGGCGATGTGTTGGGGACGCGTGCCAC from Nitrospira sp. ND1 includes the following:
- a CDS encoding CapA family protein; this translates as MQIALTGDVMLGRMVDQEVIRNQSLRPEAVWGDVLPLLLAADLRVINLECVISARGREWRPQSKAFHFRAHPRAIDCLKSASIDAVTLANNHVLDYGAEALLDCLGLLDRAGITHAGAGRNLATAMEPAFLSSTGSRVAVLALTDNEPDWEAADVKPGVVYVAYDRRGLKEPYRARVADAIKRARRQAGLVLVSAHVGPNWGAPSVEMRALAHELLDLGADLYWGHSNHSPQGIELYHGKAILYSSGDFIDDYMVDENERNDLSFLFVLDVEPGRVARIRLHPVRIEHCRVRLARHQDALFLQKTMQAKCAALGTPIAFHDGVGSVTIG
- a CDS encoding cytochrome c; the protein is MHARRLFYGLMLIVMLLSTASGRDAEAADTGTVMKGNAGQGQALFNGKGICHYCHGVDGVLDKKPSLKPDTAAAIAKLSATAPDLRNRAALTLKDNKARFRAIREGHPGSGMLPDTTLSDQDITDLLAYLASLRQSQTTPGKNPY